In Bacteroides cellulosilyticus, the genomic stretch GTAAATATGGCTTAGAAAAGTGTCTTTTAATCGAACGATTAAAAGACACTTTTCTCTATTAATCCGTTCGTTTATAGCTTTTTACCTGCAATATAGCCACGGTAATGAACAGCTACAATAAGTCAATTGGCAAGATGAACACAAAGCTTGCCGTATCTACGATAAAGTGTTCGCAAGTGATTGAAACTCAAGTGTATGCAAGGGTGTCAAAACCCCGGAGGAACACCCTTTTCTGAACAAAAACATCGAATGGAGGAGCGAAAACATCAAATGGAACCGGAAAAAGAGCCTGAAATCTGGTATGCAATGCGTGCCACATACCGTAGGGAGCCTGATGCAATGCGTCTACTCGAAAAGGAGAAATTGGGCTGTTTCATTCCTATGCAATACAATACAATCATCAAGAAAGGGAAAAAGGTTCGCGCTTTAGTTCCTGTCATTCACAACTTGATCTTTGTCCATGCCCGTCCTTCGGAAGTGAAGCGTGTCAAGTCCCAGGTCACTTACCTGCAATACATCACCGACACCCGTAGCGGACAGAAGATAATCATCCCCGATAATGATATGCAACGTTTCATCGCTGTAGCCGGTACCTACAACGATCATCTGATATACTTCCAACCCGAAGAGTTGAACTTGTCAAAAGGTACAAAAGTCCGCATCACCGGTGGTGACTTCGAAGGTCAGGAAGGTGTTTTCCTGAAAGTGAAAGGTGCCCGCGACCGCCGTGTCATTATTGCAATACAAGGAGTCATTGCCGTTGCCATGGCTACCATCCATCCGGATCTTATAGAAGTAGTCAAATAGTTGGCAGTTGACAATCAATTATTGATAGTTGACAGTTGATAAATCATAAATCTGAAATCATAATAGTTATGTCTTTTTCTGAAGAAACAGTTGCTCTTCAGCGTGCCGCGCACGAGCTGATGTATTTGGGCATGGACGGTAGTCCCATTTATAGCGATGACCTTTCCCGTCGTAACGGTGAAGTTTACCGTTTGACTACGGATTTGTATAATTCCGGTGTCAAGGGGTCAACAATTGAAGAGCAGGCGAATGTCTGCCTTGCGCTGTTGATGGGCTATAGTGCCTCGTTTATCGATCACGGTGAAAAACAGAAGCATATTCAGGAAATTCTGGATCGTTGTTGGGATATCCTTGATGTCCTCCCTGTTTCATTGCTGAAGCTTCGTTTGCTCACCGCCTGCTATGGTGAAGTGTTTGATGAACCTTTGGCTGACGAAGGGCGTGCAATTATTGTTTCCTGGAATTCCGCGGAGATTACTCCCGAACAGCAAGAAGCTATTGAGGAGTTTCAAAATGTAATAGACAATCCCTATCCGTGGGAAGAAATAGAAGAGTAGAAAAAGCGATAAATAAAGCTTTCCTAAATAGGTTTTATGCTTTCTATAACAAATTATTACGTATTACGAAAACAATATAATGAAAAAGATAATGCTCGTGTTTGGTACTCGTCCAGAGGCCATCAAAATGTGTCCACTCGTCAAGAAGTTCCAGAAGCACACTAGTGAGTTCGAAACAATTGTTTGTGTTACCGGTCAGCATCGTGAAATGCTCGAGCAGGTACTCAAAATCTTTGAGGTTACTCCCGACTATGATCTCAACATTATGAAACAAGGTCAAGATTTGACCGATGTTACCACTCGCGTACTCACGGGTATGCGTGATGTTTTCCAACAGGTGCATCCAGATGTTGTGCTAGTACATGGCGACACCACAACCTCTACAGCAGCAGCTCTTGCAGCCTTCTATCAGCAGATTCCTGTTGGACACGTAGAGGCTGGCCTTCGCACCCACAATATTTACAGCCCATGGCCAGAGGAGATAAACCGTCAGATTACAAGTCGAATCGCCACATACAATTTCTCGCCAACCCCTCTTTCTGAGAGCAACCTGCGAGCAGAGAAGGTGCTTGGTCAGATCTTCGTCACTGGAAATACCGTCATTGATGCCCTTCACATGGTAGTCGATAAGCTGAAGAATGATGTAACCCTTGCCAAAGAGCAGGATGGTGTACTTGTTACTGCAGGTTATGACGTTACCCGTTTGAAGTATGGTAAGAAGCTCGTCCTCATTACTGGGCATCGTCGTGAGAATTTTGGCAATGGTTTCATCCACATGTGTACTGCTATCAAGAATCTCACTCAGAAGTACCCTGATGTAGATTTCGTGTATCCAATGCACCTCAATCCCAATGTCCGTAGGCCAATCCATGAGGTTTTTGGCGAGAACCTCGAAGGCTTTAGCAACATGTTCTTCATTGAACCACTCCAGTACCTTGAGTTTATTTACCTGATGGAGAAGTCAACCATCGTTCTCACTGATTCAGGTGGTATTCAAGAGGAGGCTCCTGGTCTTGGAAAACCAGTACTCGTTATGCGTGATACCACTGAACGACCTGAGGCACTTTTCAGCGGTACCGTTCATCTTGTAGGTACCGACTGTGACAAGATTGTTAGTGAGGTGAGCACTCTTCTCGATGATCCAGATGCTTACGCTAAGATGTCTCATGCTGTCAATCCTTATGGCGATGGAAAAGCATGTTCACGTATTATTGCAGCTCTCAATGGTGAGAATCCGAAGCCTTATGGAATGTAAATAATAATAAAAGCAGGCGCATAGGAAGAACTGTTAGATTTGCTGTTCGAAAAAGCTACTTGTTTTAATGAAAATATTAGCATTCAAGATATGGATGTAATTAAGACTGCCATTGAAGGTGTTGTTATTATAGAGCCCACGGTATTTAGGGACGCCAGAGGATATTTCTTTGAGAGTTTCTCTCAACAAGAATTCGAAGAGAAGGTACGTAAGATTAATTTTGTACAGGATAATGAATCAATGTCCTCTTATGGCGTGATGAGAGGTTTGCACTTTCAGCATCCTCCATTTACCCAGAGCAAACTAGTTCGCTGTGTCAAAGGAGTTGTTCTTGATGTAGCTGTAGATATCCGTAAGGGCTCATCTTCCTACGGGCAACATGTGGCGGTGGAACTAACTGAAGACAACCATCGTCAGTTCTTTGTACCAAGAGGTTTTGCACATGGTTTTGTAGTACTCAGCGAGACAGCTGTGTTCCAGTATAAGTGTGATAATTTCTATGTTCCTCAAGCAGATGGTGGTATCTCCATTAAGGATGATTCTCTGGGCATTGATTGGTACATTCCCATTGAAAATGCACTTCTGAGCAAAAAAGATACAAAACACGAATTATTTAAGGAGCTTGATAGTCCTTTTGATATTAATGTAGATCTTTATCCAGAATTCAAATAAAAATGAATATAAGAAATATTATTTGGAAAATTAAGTTTTATAGAGCTGGTGCATATGAAACTGCAGAAATGATGTCAGACAAGTTTTACCATCTCGGATCAAATGTTCAACTTCATACAAAATCTTTTGGCACGGAACCGTATCTTATTAGTATTGGCAATAATGTGACGTGTGCATCAGATGTAAGATTTATTAATCACGATGTTTCTTGTTTCAATATGGCTAGATTCCTCGGCTTGCCAGAAGGTTCACTAGACAAGCCCCATTACACTTCATGATAATGCTTATGCCAGAATGTTCTGTGGGCAAGAATTCTGTCATTGCAGCACGCAGTGTTGTAACAAAGTAAGTTCCTGCTAATGAAGTGTGGGGTGGAGTGCCAGCTCGCTATTTAATGAGTGTTGTGGAGTATGCAGAACGTATAAAAACAAAAGCTTGTGAGTACCCTTGGGTAAATAAGAAGACGGCTCATAAAAAAAATATGAGCGAGAGTGATCTTATAAGAGCAAGGCAAAAATTCTTCTTTGAAAGCACAGATTGAAGTATTTATGATAGAAAATACCTGAGGGTCTTTTGAAAGTCTTTAATGATCGCCTCTCTTTGTTGTCCTTGTAATATTTGATACAACAATCTTATATGGGTAGTATAAAAAAAAATATATTTTACAGCAGTATTCTTACTGTTTCTGGTTGTTTTTTCCCGCTCATCACATTTCCATATGTTAGCCGAGTATTGGGAGTAAATAATATAGGTATCTGTAATTTTGTAGATAGTATAGTACAGTACTTTATATATTTCTCAATGATGGGTGTGATGACTGTGGGTATTCGAGAAGTTGCAAGAACAAAGGGAGATAAAAAGCAGCTGTCAAAAACATACAGCGAACTGCTTACTTTGAACTTAATAGTAACAGCTATAATGATTGTAGTGTTACTTATGTGTACCATATTTATACCTCAGCTTCATGAGTATAAGCAAATGTTCTATGTGGGTGCGGCAAAAGTCTTGGCAAACACTTTGCTTATAGAATGGTTATTTAAAGGACTTGAGGATTTCAGATATATCACAGTACGTACTATCCTTGTTAGAAGTTTATATGTGGTTATCGTATTTGTTTTTGTAAAAGATGAAAGTGACTATTTTTTATACTTTGCATTAACCTCTTTCATGGTAGTTGCAAATGCTATTATCAATATTGTTTATAGTCGAAAGTTTATATGCTATAAGATTAAAGGAATCAATATGCAGCCCTATCTGAAATCATTTTTAATATTGGGCGTATATATGCTTTTGACTTCGATGTACACCACTTTCAATGTTGCCTATCTGGGGTTTGCTACTAACAGTGTAGAGGTTGGCTACTATACAACGGCAACAAAACTTTATCTCCTTATTATGTCTTTTTTTACGGCATATACAGGGGTGATGATGCCACGAATGAGTATATTATTGGCTGAGGGTAATGTTTCCGAGTTCAAGCGTCTTACTGACAAATCGATAGACGCTTTGTTTGCGTTTGCAACGCCATTGATAGTAATATCCGAAGTCTGTGCGCCACATATTATCCGTATTGTTGCGGGTGTGGGATATGAGGGTGCTGTTTTGCCGATGAGAATAGTGATGCCGTTGATGCTTGTCATCTGCTACGAACAGGTTCTTGTCTATCAAATCCTTTCTCCTATGAAGAAAGATGCTGCGATTCTTCGAAACTCAATTGTTGGCGCATTGGTTGCAGTTATATTTAATGTAGCGTTAGTATCACGCTTTGCATCAAGTGGAACTGCAATTGTTTGGATACTAAGCGAATTTGCGGTCCTGCTATCTGCTCAATATTATGTAAGCAAGTATATTCGTTTCAAGATGCCTATTGCTGCTTTCGGGAAGAGAATAACTTTAATGGCACCTGTATTGTTAATCGCTTTATATGTTGATCATAGAATTGAAAATACATGGCTTTCTCTTATTGTTGTTTCTTTTATTGCAGGCGCATATTGCCTATTTACAGAAATCGCAGTTTTAAAGAACGAATTAATTGAGAATAATTTAATTGCGGTATTTAAACGATTCCCCAAATAATAATGGATATGATAAAAGTATTATTTCTAATACTAAATTATAAGACGTACCCTGATACAATTCGAGTGACTAATGAGTTACTTGAAGCTAAAAGAACAGATTTAAAGATTATTATAGTGGACAATGCGTCACCCAATGAGTCTTTTCAAAAGATATCTGATGCTTTCTATGGAAACGATTTGGTTGATGTTATTCAATCACTGGAAAATGGGGGGTATGCGAAAGGTAATAATTACGGTTTACGTTATGCAAAAAGATATGCTCCGGAGTATGTATGTATCATTAATAATGATGTTCACTTCTCATGGGATACAGTGGATGCGTTACTTAAAATTTATGGTAAGCTTGATAAACCTGCTATTATATCACCTATACAAATGCTACCTAGTGGGAAAATTGCGAGTTTTCCCACTCTAAAGATTCCGGATTTCTGGTATGATCTTCGTGCTAATTCGATATTATTTAGAATAAAACAACACGTGTATAGACAGAATACAGAACTTAAAGATGTTCAAAAGGTAGGTATTATACCTGGAGCGTTTCTTTTTGCTAAATATGAAATTATAGAACGGATTGGCTTTTTTGATGAGAGTACATTTTTGTTTTGTGAAGAACGATTCCTTGGGAAAGCAGTCAGAAATGCTGGTTTAAATAACTATATCGTTTTAAACTTAACTTATCTTCATGAACATTCTAAAACCATAAATTCTGAAGCCTCTTTGAAAAGACAACGTGCTATGATACATGATGGTCGTATAAAGTTTATAAAAAGATACAGGAAACTTCCTTTTCTTCAGATATTGTTGATAAATATTGTTAGAATAATGCATGAGTTTGAGATAATGATTATAAATCGACTAAGGGCTAGTTGAATATGAGTAAAAAAATAGCTTTTCTAACAATTCATGTAGGCGAGAATTTTGGTTCAAATCTTCAAACAATAGCAACGGCTGAGGTAATAAAGAAAACAGGGAATGAGCCTATCTTAATAAATTATTGCCCACGGCGTGTCGCAAGAAAACATTATTGGCTTGATGCTATTTATAAGCCTTTAAAGCTATTGTGGCGCATGCTGTATGCACCTATACATTATAAGAATCTTCACATTTACGAGGGCTTCCTTGAAAAGAATTGTGTTTTAACAGCTCCAATATATGATGAAGATGATTTTGTAGCTAGATGTCCTCAGGCTGATGTTTATATTACAGGCAGTGATCAGGTTTGGAATAGTGTACACAATGGAGAGTTGAATAAAAGATACTATTTTGATGGGATGGATGTGCGTAAAGTTGCATTCGCATCATCGTTTGGTATCGAGACTCTTCCCGAAGATGAATATAATGAAGTTAAACATATGTTGGCTTCATATAGTGCTATATCTGTTCGTGAATCAAGTGCAAAAGATATCGTAAATCGCATGGGTTATAATGCCACACATCTGCTTGATCCTACATTAATGCTTGATAGTTTTGAATGGGATAAATATGCTTCTGCAAGGATTATTCCTGATTCGTACCTCTTGGTGTATGTGCCTTACAATATTGCCGACAAGCAGAAGTTGTATGCATCTGCCCGTCAGGTGGCAAATGCAAAACATCTGAAAGTTGTGACTTTTTCGTGGGGCATGTGTAGCGAGAAACTGGCTGATCGAACTATTAAGTTTGCAAGCCCTGGGGATTTTCTTTCATTAATGAAGTATGCAGAGTTTATTATTACTAACTCGTTTCATGGCACGGCCTTTTCTATTAATCTAAACAAACAGTTCCTTGTATATATGCCATCTGCTTTTTCAACACGTATTAGTAGTATTCTGTCTATGTGCCAATTGGAAGATAGGTTAATGACAGGCGATGAAGTAATATTGCCATATAATAAAATAATAGATTACGAATCTACCAATACCATACTTGAGCTTGAAAGACTTAAATCTCTCGAATTTCTGAAAAACGCATTACAATGATTAACTTTCTCCAGACAAATAATCCCTCGGAATGTTGTGGCTGTAATGCGTGCATATCAGTTTGTCCAAAGAAATGCATCAAGATGAACTCCAATGATGAGGGTTTTCTGTATCCAATCAAAGATACTGTCTCCTGTATTGATTGTGGTTTATGTGAAAAGGTATGCCCCTTCTCCGATAATTATGTTTTTGAAACAACTATTAATCCTAAAGTATATGCTGCCTACGATAGAGTAAATCGCTCAGGTAGTAGTAGTGGTGGTATCTTTTTTGCTCTTGCCAAATATGTTATAGAAGAGAAACGTGGATGGGTATTTGGTGCTGCGTTCGAGAATAAGTTTCAACTTAGGCATGTAGGTGTAAATACGATTAGTGGATTGCAAAAGCTTCGTGGATCTAAGTATTTGCAGAGTTACATGGGTGATACGTATATTAAGATAAAGAAATTATTAACTGAGGGGGTATTCATTTTTTTTGTGGGGACACCTTGCCAAGTTGCAGGTATTCGTGCTTTTCTTAGAAAGGATTATGAGAACTTGTTGTTAGTTGATCTGGTTTGTCATGGCGTTCCTTCACAATATTTATTTGATGAACATGTTAAGTTCCTAGAGGAGAAACATAAAGCAGAACTCGTATCCTACCAATTTAGAAAGGCAGATGGGTGGGGGGTTTGCGAAATCGCAGATTTCGCAAACCCAGAGAAACATAAAGTGCTGCCTTCTTACTATTTGAGTCCTTATCTCTATTCATTCATGTATGCAATGACTTATAGGGAGAGTTGTTATAAGTGTAAATTTGCCAAAGTTCCGAGACAAGGTGATATCACGCTTGCGGACTATTGGGGTGTTAAAGAGTTCTTTCCCAAGATGGATACCAGTAAGGGTATATCATTGGTGCTTCTCAATACAAAGAAAGGAGTTGAGTTATATGATGCAATCAATGATAATTCTGATACGATAATAAGTCAACCATCTAAGATAAGCGATGCTTCCAAGTATAATAGCAACATGATGTATAAAAGCGTACGGCCGGAAATAAGAGATTTGGTATATGAAGAGATAAAAAATAAAGGGTATAGTAATGTAGTTTATACTCGATTTAGAGCTAAAAATTATGCCCTTCTGAGATGTAAGACCTATATGCTACAATGTGATATATTAAAAAAGATCATGGTGAAACTATTAAAAGTCATTAGACATGGAAGGTAAAACAAATACGGATCTTTTACAAGAAAGTCATGGTAAGATCCCCTCACTATTTGCTAAAATAACCATGGTGGTACTTATAGTGTATCCTATTCTTCAGGTTTATGCGCTCTTTGGAATAAATTTGGCTAATTGTGCAACTGGATTTTTGGTTCTATACGGTTTGATCACTCATCAATATAAGATTAAGAAAACTATTATACCAAAGTTCCTGTGGATTTACTATGTGTATTTCATTGTCGTAACTATATTGTCTGGTATCTATAACATATCAGAGATGCCTAATAGAGTTGCAGGTGTTATATTTTCTTTATTACAATTTCTGATGTTCTTTGGGTGTGCAGATATTAAGTTTTTCTATAAAGCATATCGAACCATAGGTATAATAACGGTAATGTTCTTCTTTTTGCAAGAGTCCAGTTATCATGCTACTGGTTATCGTATTTCGGGTATTATCCCCTTTTTACCATTGGATCCAACATTTGCTGCTATGGATAGTTTTGGTTCGTTTCAAGAATATTTGTCTATTGTAGGACGGTCGACCGCATTTTTTAGTGAACCAGCTCATCTTGCTCAGTTCCTGTTACCATTTCTTGCAATGTCCATCTATTTCGAAAAAGGTATTAAAAGATGGGCATTAGGAGGGGTAACTTGTATAGCTTTATTTGTACTGCAGTCAGGGAATGGAGTTGTTGGGCTTGGTTGTATTGTATTTGCTTATATACTATCATATTTTACAAACATGAATAGTAAGTTACGTCCTGTTGTTTTGGTTATTATGATATGTATAGCAGTTTTTAGCTATCGTTATCTGGCAGATAACGAATCTGCGGAATACTATAGTGAACGGTCGGAAGAAATAACAATGGGTGCTGTTGATGGTGAGGTGCATTCTGGATTTTACCGTATATATAGGGGTTTTTTTGTCTATGCTGAATATAATTTTATAGAAAAGATTTTTGGTATCAATAATTTTGCAGAGATTCAAAATAAAATAAAACAATCTTCCGTCTCTTTCCTTTTTAAGGAAGAGGATATGTACTTTAATGTTATTCAGGCATTTTTAATCAAAACGGGCATGATAGGGCTTGTTCTATATGTACTGACGCTCATTGGACTATGGAAGAATAACACAATTTGTGGACGCTCATTACTGCTTACATTTATAGTATTTTCCTTTATGTCGGGATTGCATCTTACTTCCATTATGATTGTCTATCTCTTAGTGCCATATTTCTTTGTGAAAGATCGGATTCAAACAAGTAATCCAATTTTGATAAGCAAAAGCTAAACTACAAGTTCTTATGTACAAAAAAATAATTTTAATACAGGTGGATTCAATATTGTTGTATCCACCAACAATGGCATTGATTTATGAATTGGATAATGCTTGTTGTGATATAGTAGTACTTACTACTGTGGTTAACGATCAGCTGAAAGGAGTATTGCCTAAATCTGTGAATGTACATAAAATCGGCAAAGACTATATTTATAACAGACCATTACTAGCCAAATTAGAGAACCTATTTTTAGTTCGTAAAAACATCTGGGACTACATTGATGAGTGCTATGATGAAGATACTCTGCTTTGGGTAATGTCTAACATTACAGTGAAGCACATGGGTATGAAACTTTTGAATTATAGATATAACCTGCATTTGTTCGAACTGGTGGAGAGGGTATCGTATATAGGTAAGCATACATTCGGTCTAGATCTTGCAAAGCTGGCATATGCAGCTCATAAAGTTATAGTGTGTGAGTATAATCGTGCCCAGATTACACAAGCTTGGTTTAAACTGAAAGAATTGCCACTTGTAATCTCCAATAAGCCGATGCCAAATGATTTCAAACGTAACTCTGAAATTACACAATCTGAATTAACGAAGAAGATCATAGAAAAACTGAAAGACAAGAAGATTATACTGTATCAAGGAGTCGTTGATGCAGAACGTCCCATTGAACCTATTGCTAAAGCTGTCGAATCTCTTGACGATAGTTTTGTTTTCATGGTGATGACCGGTAGCAAGTGTGACCAACTGAAGCTATACAAAAAGACAATAGTGCTTCCATATATTACAGCACCATACCATCTGGAAGTAACCAGTCATGCTTTCGTCGGTATATTGATTTACACTCCAGTTTACAACATCTTTACTTCTCCTCTTAATTCCATTTATTGTGCTCCTAATAAAATTTATGAGTTCTCGCAGTTTGGAATTCCAATGATAGGGAACAACATCCCTGGACTAAAATATACCATCGATTACCACAAGATGGGAATATGTGTAGATAAGCTGGATATTGAATCTTTTGGCTATGCCATCAAGGATATTGTCGATAACTTTAACACATATTCAAAGAATGCACTCGATTTTAATGAGAGTGATGACAAATCGAAAATAATAAGACAAGCTATTAAAAAATAATCAGTGATTATGGAACAGAAAAAAGTGCTGATTGTAGCCTCTGTTGTATCTTTCATCGAATGGTTCAATAAGGAGAACGTTGACTACTTGAATAAGGAGTGTGAATGTGAGCTTCATATTGCATGTAACTTCGACTACATGGAAGATACGGACGAGGAGCGTACACGTGCTTACATAAAGAAAATTACAAACGAGGGAGTGATCTTACATAATATTCATTTTGTGCGTTCACCTTTCAGTTGTCAGAATATCGATTGCTATAAGCAGCTGAAAGCTATTATAAATGCTAATCATTTTGACCTCATTCATGTTCATACTCCAACAGTCGGTATCCTGACACGACTGGTTGCACGCAAAACGCGAAAACAAGGAACCATAGTGATGTACACTTGTCATGGTTTTCACTTTCACAGTGCTGCTCCTAAGAAATATTGGCTAATGTTCTACCCAATGGAGCGTATGATGTCACGTTTCTGTGACTATATTGTAACTATCAACAAAGAAGATTTCAAACGAGCAAAGACGTTCTATGCACCTAATGTATGTTACATTCCTGGTGTTGGTGTGAACATTAATCGCATTCGTGATTGTAAGATCGACAAGAAGGAATACAAGCGTAATATTGGTGTACCAGAAGATTGTATTCTTATACTTTCCATTGGTGAGATGATTGAGCGCAAGAATCATGAGGTCATCATTCGAGCACTTGCTAAGGTTGAGAACAAGAATGTCTATTATGCCATCTGTGGTAAAGGTCCTCTTCGTGAACATCTGGGGCAGTTAGCAAATGAGTTGGGTATTGGCGAGAGAGTGAGGTTCCTTGGGTTTCGTAAAGATATTCCAGAACTTTGTAATACAGCGGATATTAGTGCGTTTCCTTCGCGAATTGAAGGCCTTGGACTTGCTGGTATTGAAGCAATGGCGGCAGGGATACCTCTTATTTCGAGCAATGTACATGGCATTAAGGATTACGTGATTAATGGTAAGACTGGTTATGCTCTTGATCCGGAGGAGGTAGACGGATTTGCAAAGGCGATATCTGAGCTTGTTAATAATAGAAAATTACGTGAACGGATGGTAATGAATTGTTTGGATGCCGTCGCTCCATTTGAGATAGATAATGCTCTCCATGTAATGTGGGGAATTTATAATGAAATACTGAAAAAATGAAAACTGCTACAATAACATTTCAGAATACTAATAATTTTGGTGCAGCTCTCCAGTGTTTTGCTTTGCAACAAAGTATTAAGTCACTGGGGGCAGAAAATGAAGTACTTAATTATACTAGTCCTTATCTTAATCACCCTCATAAATTATCTGTATTGAAGGAGAAAGGTTTTGTACGTTATCTCCTTGGCGTTTTTTATTCCTTATTGCGAAGCCCTCGTAATAAGAAATTTCGTGAGTTCAGAAAAAATCTCAGAATGTCAAAACCGCTTCATGAAAATTCTATAAAAACCATTGAGAAGGACTATGATTTGTTTATCACAGGTAGCGATCAAGTGTGGAATGGCAGTCTTGTAGGATATGACGATTCTTACTTCCTTGGTTTTGTCAAGGATCAGAATAAAAAGGCCAGTTATGCTGCCAGTTTCGGTTTTCTGAAGATCCCTGAGAACTTGGAAGAAAAATACAAGAGTTTGTTAGCAGGTTATAAGTATTATAATGTCAGAGAAACGTCGGGTGTCTGCATTATCAAGAAGCTTTTTGATATTGATGCTAGCCTGACTGTTGATCCTACTCTGTTGCTTAGAAGAGAAAACTGGGAGAAGGTGATGAACCTTCCATCCGGCAAGAAACTTTATATTCTGGTTTATCAAATCTCACCATCTTCAAAGCTGATAGAGGTGGTGAAAAGGCTGAAAGCGGAAACTGGTTACGAGGTGATAGCAGTGCCGTTCATCATGGGAGGATATTTCGGTTACAAAAGCAAATTTTCTATAGGACCTGCTGAATGGCTCGGCTTGTTTTATAATGCCAGTTATGTGGTGACCGACTCATTCCATGGTACCGCATTCTCTATGATTTTCAACAAGAAAGTGTGGTGTTGTGTTCCTAAGACAGAATCCCGTATCACGAGCTTCCTTGATTTGCTTGGTTTGAGTAATCGTGTAATTTACAATGATGCGAACGTGCCAGAAGATCTGACGGCGGCAATCTCGTTTGATAACGTGAATACTGTTCTGACACAGATACGAAACAAGGGGATAGACACAATTAGACTAATGCTGGATGACAGAAAATAGTATTATTGACAGGCATAAATCCTCTTGCTGTGGATGCGGAAATTGTGCTATAGGATGCTCTAAGAATGCCATTACGATGATAACGGATGGTGAAGGTTTCGTGTATCCAACGATAGACAAAGGGTTGTGCATAAACTGTGGCATATGTCTTAAGTTGTGTCCTTTTGAGATCAAGACAGGCACACATACTAATAATGTTTTGGTTTGCTATTCTGGAGCATATTCTATAAGAGAGGAATTAAAGAAATCCTCATCGGGAGGTGCTGCGCATGCTATAGCGTGTGCATTTATCAAGAGGGGAGGAGTAGTATATGGTGCTATATACTCAGATGACTGCAGGAGTGTAAGAGTAGAGCGTATTGACAAACAAGATGATTTATACAAACTGAGAGGGTCAAAGTATGCCCAAACCATAAAAGGTGATACCTTCAAGTGCATTAAAGCTGAGGTTCAGTCACAGCAGAAAGTACTTTTTATTGGTCTGCCTTGTGAGATTGCTGCATTAAAAAGATTTGTAGGAAAGACCAACGATCTATTCACTGTAGAACTAATCTGTTCTGGAAATACATCCCAGAAAGTGCAT encodes the following:
- a CDS encoding oligosaccharide flippase family protein translates to MGSIKKNIFYSSILTVSGCFFPLITFPYVSRVLGVNNIGICNFVDSIVQYFIYFSMMGVMTVGIREVARTKGDKKQLSKTYSELLTLNLIVTAIMIVVLLMCTIFIPQLHEYKQMFYVGAAKVLANTLLIEWLFKGLEDFRYITVRTILVRSLYVVIVFVFVKDESDYFLYFALTSFMVVANAIINIVYSRKFICYKIKGINMQPYLKSFLILGVYMLLTSMYTTFNVAYLGFATNSVEVGYYTTATKLYLLIMSFFTAYTGVMMPRMSILLAEGNVSEFKRLTDKSIDALFAFATPLIVISEVCAPHIIRIVAGVGYEGAVLPMRIVMPLMLVICYEQVLVYQILSPMKKDAAILRNSIVGALVAVIFNVALVSRFASSGTAIVWILSEFAVLLSAQYYVSKYIRFKMPIAAFGKRITLMAPVLLIALYVDHRIENTWLSLIVVSFIAGAYCLFTEIAVLKNELIENNLIAVFKRFPK
- the wecB gene encoding non-hydrolyzing UDP-N-acetylglucosamine 2-epimerase, producing the protein MKKIMLVFGTRPEAIKMCPLVKKFQKHTSEFETIVCVTGQHREMLEQVLKIFEVTPDYDLNIMKQGQDLTDVTTRVLTGMRDVFQQVHPDVVLVHGDTTTSTAAALAAFYQQIPVGHVEAGLRTHNIYSPWPEEINRQITSRIATYNFSPTPLSESNLRAEKVLGQIFVTGNTVIDALHMVVDKLKNDVTLAKEQDGVLVTAGYDVTRLKYGKKLVLITGHRRENFGNGFIHMCTAIKNLTQKYPDVDFVYPMHLNPNVRRPIHEVFGENLEGFSNMFFIEPLQYLEFIYLMEKSTIVLTDSGGIQEEAPGLGKPVLVMRDTTERPEALFSGTVHLVGTDCDKIVSEVSTLLDDPDAYAKMSHAVNPYGDGKACSRIIAALNGENPKPYGM
- the rfbC gene encoding dTDP-4-dehydrorhamnose 3,5-epimerase; translated protein: MDVIKTAIEGVVIIEPTVFRDARGYFFESFSQQEFEEKVRKINFVQDNESMSSYGVMRGLHFQHPPFTQSKLVRCVKGVVLDVAVDIRKGSSSYGQHVAVELTEDNHRQFFVPRGFAHGFVVLSETAVFQYKCDNFYVPQADGGISIKDDSLGIDWYIPIENALLSKKDTKHELFKELDSPFDINVDLYPEFK
- a CDS encoding glycosyltransferase family 2 protein; this translates as MIKVLFLILNYKTYPDTIRVTNELLEAKRTDLKIIIVDNASPNESFQKISDAFYGNDLVDVIQSLENGGYAKGNNYGLRYAKRYAPEYVCIINNDVHFSWDTVDALLKIYGKLDKPAIISPIQMLPSGKIASFPTLKIPDFWYDLRANSILFRIKQHVYRQNTELKDVQKVGIIPGAFLFAKYEIIERIGFFDESTFLFCEERFLGKAVRNAGLNNYIVLNLTYLHEHSKTINSEASLKRQRAMIHDGRIKFIKRYRKLPFLQILLINIVRIMHEFEIMIINRLRAS
- a CDS encoding UpxZ family transcription anti-terminator antagonist, encoding MSFSEETVALQRAAHELMYLGMDGSPIYSDDLSRRNGEVYRLTTDLYNSGVKGSTIEEQANVCLALLMGYSASFIDHGEKQKHIQEILDRCWDILDVLPVSLLKLRLLTACYGEVFDEPLADEGRAIIVSWNSAEITPEQQEAIEEFQNVIDNPYPWEEIEE
- a CDS encoding UpxY family transcription antiterminator, translating into MEPEKEPEIWYAMRATYRREPDAMRLLEKEKLGCFIPMQYNTIIKKGKKVRALVPVIHNLIFVHARPSEVKRVKSQVTYLQYITDTRSGQKIIIPDNDMQRFIAVAGTYNDHLIYFQPEELNLSKGTKVRITGGDFEGQEGVFLKVKGARDRRVIIAIQGVIAVAMATIHPDLIEVVK